A stretch of Fulvia fulva chromosome 4, complete sequence DNA encodes these proteins:
- a CDS encoding Phosphate-repressible phosphate permease pho-4, with the protein MPVLSQYDYVFAIGTFFAMLDAYNNGANDVANAWATSVSSRSISYRWAMVLATIFEMVGAITVGARTADTIKNGIIPNDVFQGNAGVQMLAFTCALAGASIWVMWCTRHSAHVSSTYSLISAVAGVGVAVAGADKVQWGWNGGKGLGAIFAGLGMAPAIAAGFGATIYMLIKLVVHMRTNPVPWAVWSSPFFFLIAGTLCTLSIVYKGSPNLKLNKKPTWFIVSVTMGTGFGLAVLAALFFVPYVHCVVLKKDYTLKWYHIFQGPLLFRRPAPADATVAKVRNYAVVQDDDDQITAETEITRVGSDMTPNEVNEKSLAQAEVIAAPVDYKKLRAEGQGRLHRKLRQGKGPMGWAMRLLHDNPMGPGEIYEVKNMKIFLKCIPAMIVVGALYGVHYDIHAAQSGIHGTPEGDRMARVYGHAKKYPNEVEHLYSFVQVLTACTASFAHGANDIGNAVGPWAVIYTAWKTGEAAASKAPVPVWQLAVLSGVISLGLITYGYNIMKVMGNKITYHSPSRGCSMEMGAAVTVLIFSQFSLPVSTSMCITGATVGVGLCNGTWKAVNFQRVGLLVFSWIMTIPIAGTLAGVLMGLVLNAPHWN; encoded by the exons ATGCCCGTCCTCTCGCAGTACGACTATGTCTTCGCCATTGGCACCTTCTTTGCCATGCTCGATGCCTACAACAACGGTGCCA ACGATGTCGCCAACGCCTGGGCTACCTCCGTCTCCTCCCGCTCCATCTCCTACCGATGGGCCATGGTCTTGGCCACCATCTTCGAGATGGTAGGCGCCATCACAGTCGGTGCACGAACTGCAGACACCATCAAGAACGGCATCATTCCAAACGACGTCTTCCAGGGCAACGCCGGTGTGCAGATGCTCGCCTTTACATGCGCTCTCGCCGGTGCCTCCATCTGGGTCATGTGGTGCACGCGCCACTCCGCCCACGTCTCCTCCACCTACTCGCTCATCTCCGCAGTCGCTGGTGTCGGTGTTGCAGTTGCTGGTGCCGACAAGGTCCAATGGGGCTGGAACGGCGGCAAGGGTCTCGGTGCCATCTTCGCTGGTCTCGGTATGGCTCCAGCCATTGCCGCTGGCTTCGGAGCCACCATCTACATGCTCATCAAGCTCGTCGTCCACATGCGCACCAACCCAGTGCCATGGGCTGTCTGGTCGTCGCCATTCTTCTTCCTCATCGCCGGTACCCTCTGCACGCTCTCCATCGTCTACAAGGGATCGCCAAACCTCAAGCTCAACAAAAAGCCAACATGGTTCATCGTCTCCGTCACCATGGGTACTGGCTTCGGTCTCGCAGTCCTCGCCGCACTCTTCTTCGTGCCATACGTCCACTGCGTCGTCCTCAAGAAGGACTACACCCTCAAGTGGTACCACATCTTCCAGGGCCCACTCCTCTTCCGCCGTCCAGCACCAGCTGATGCCACCGTCGCCAAGGTCCGCAACTACGCCGTTGTCCAGGACGATGACGACCAGATCACCGCCGAGACCGAGATCACCCGCGTCGGCTCCGACATGACTCCAAACGAGGTCAACGAGAAGTCTCTCGCTCAGGCTGAGGTCATCGCTGCTCCAGTTGACTACAAGAAGCTCCGCGCCGAGGGCCAGGGGCGTCTCCACCGCAAGCTCCGTCAAGGCAAGGGACCAATGGGTTGGGCCATGCGCCTTCTCCACGATAATCCAATGGGCCCAGGTGAGATCTACGAAGTCAAGAACATGAAGATCTTCCTCAAGTGCATTCCCGCCATGATCGTTGTCGGTGCCCTCTACGGTGTGCACTACGACATCCACGCTGCTCAATCCGGTATCCACGGCACTCCCGAAGGTGACCGCATGGCTCGCGTCTACGGCCACGCCAAGAAGTACCCCAACGAGGTCGAGCACCTGTACTCCTTCGTCCAAGTCCTCACCGCCTGCACCGCCTCTTTCGCCCACGGTGCCAATGACATCGGTAACGCTGTCGGTCCATGGGCTGTCATTTACACCGCTTGGAAGACCGGCGAGGCTGCTGCCTCCAAGGCTCCAGTCCCAGTCTGGCAACTCGCTGTCCTCTCCGGCGTCATCTCCCTCGGTCTCATCACCTACGGCTACAACATCATGAAGGTCATGGGCAACAAGATCACCTACCACTCCCCCAGCAGAGGTTGCTCCATGGAGATGGGTGCCGCCGTCACGGTCCTCATCTTCTCGCAATTCTCCCTCCCAGTCTCTACCTCGATGTGCATCACTGGCGCCACCGTCGGTGTCGGTCTCTGCAACGGTACCTGGAAAGCAGTCAACTTCCAGCGAGTCGGTCTCCTTGTCTTCTCCTGGATTATGACCATCCCGATTGCTGGTACTCTTGCAGGTGTGCTGATGGGTCTGGTGCTTAACGCGCCACACTGGAACTAA
- a CDS encoding Endo-1,4-beta-xylanase 2, translated as MLASKDRGLVFQGTPSNRNIIDAVHFSTLLSSSLLATATTVVANPTRGSKSDGLANAMRAKGSNKNDFNSITPENAQKWEVTEPSRGNSSFADADRYVDYATSHGIQIHCHNLVWHSQLPTWVSEGGFDHATLIQVMKEHIQALAGRYKCRCTRWEVVNEALNEDGTTV; from the exons ATGCTCGCCTCGAAAGATCGTGGGCTCGTGTTCCAGGGCACACCATCGAACCGTAACATCATTGACGCCGTGCACTTCTCGACTTTGCTCAGCTCCAGTCTTCTGGCTACTGCCACCACTGTCGTGGCGAATCCCACTCGTGGCTCCAAGTCTGACGGTCTCGCGAATGCGATGCGTGCCAAGGGCAG CAACAAGAACGACTTCAACTC CATCACCCCCGAGAATGCTCAAAAGTGGGAAGTCACCGAGCCATCCCGTGGCAACTCCAGCTTCGCAGATGCCGATCGATACGTCGACTATGCCACTTCGCACGGCATCCAGATACATTGCCATAACTTGGTTTGGCATAGCCAGCTCCCGACTTGGGTGTCTGAAGGTGGTTTCGACCATGCCACCTTGATCCAGGTGATGAAGGAGCATATTCAAGCTCTTGCTGGCAGGTACAAGTGCAGGTGTACCCGGTGGGAGGTTGTCAATGAAG CTCTCAATGAAGATGGCACTACGGTGTGA